A single region of the Latilactobacillus curvatus JCM 1096 = DSM 20019 genome encodes:
- the dtd gene encoding D-aminoacyl-tRNA deacylase, whose protein sequence is MRVVLQRVSQASVTIDQTIVGKINQGFLLLVGICDDDTEADLDYLVKKISQLRVFEDPDGKMNLALAQVDGAILSVSQFTLFASTKKGNRPSFTAAGKPDYAKRLYEQFNQKLAATGIRVATGEFGADMQVALVNDGPVTILFDTKENG, encoded by the coding sequence ATGCGAGTAGTATTACAGCGAGTGAGCCAAGCAAGTGTCACGATTGATCAGACGATTGTTGGCAAGATTAACCAAGGCTTTTTGTTATTGGTCGGTATTTGTGATGATGATACTGAAGCTGATTTAGATTACTTGGTTAAGAAAATTAGTCAATTGCGCGTTTTTGAAGACCCAGATGGCAAGATGAATTTGGCGTTGGCCCAGGTTGACGGTGCCATTTTATCGGTGTCACAATTCACCCTTTTTGCTAGCACTAAGAAGGGCAATCGCCCAAGCTTTACTGCGGCTGGGAAACCGGACTATGCTAAACGCTTATACGAACAGTTTAATCAAAAATTAGCAGCGACTGGGATTCGCGTCGCAACTGGAGAATTTGGAGCCGATATGCAAGTGGCTTTGGTCAATGACGGTCCAGTCACTATCCTATTTGATACAAAGGAGAATGGATAA
- a CDS encoding VOC family protein, whose amino-acid sequence MNSIHLICLGVQDLTVSRQFYQALGFQAPNLENAETIVFFNNTGTKLELFPYTALLADIGLSADNHPFPKTFNGVTHAFNTHSQAEVDATFKTALANGATLIKAPEWGEWGGYSGYFSDPDGYYWEVAYSKDWQFDQDGMVVIE is encoded by the coding sequence ATGAATAGTATCCATTTAATTTGTTTAGGTGTTCAGGATTTAACCGTGTCACGGCAGTTTTACCAAGCACTCGGCTTTCAAGCGCCGAATTTAGAAAATGCTGAGACAATCGTCTTTTTCAATAATACTGGGACCAAGTTAGAATTGTTTCCGTACACTGCACTATTAGCCGATATTGGCTTATCCGCAGATAATCATCCATTTCCAAAGACGTTCAACGGCGTGACCCATGCCTTTAATACGCATAGTCAAGCGGAAGTCGATGCAACATTTAAAACAGCTCTCGCTAACGGGGCCACGCTCATCAAAGCGCCAGAATGGGGCGAGTGGGGTGGCTATAGTGGTTATTTCAGTGATCCCGATGGTTACTATTGGGAAGTCGCTTACTCAAAGGACTGGCAATTTGATCAAGATGGGATGGTGGTGATCGAATAG
- the prmA gene encoding 50S ribosomal protein L11 methyltransferase: MEWTKVTVATVNEAVEAIANILTENGAEGIQIEDAADYEHLKAKPDQIIDLDSIPHLETGAAVSAFFPETVFVPEKLPLIEQRVAQLTDFGLAIGSGKVTLAQVADDDWATAWKKYYQPTRLTRFLTVVPSWTDYQPTDEREALIRMDPGMAFGTGTHPTTHLSVQMLEMVLRGGESLIDVGTGSGVLSIAAAHLGVNDIRAYDVDQVAVDAAKENFALNPVTAGIDAHPNDLLNGITTKADVIVANILAEIIVPLIPQAKALLNDNGHLLLAGIIADKEALVRETLAANDFVVQEALHMGDWVALITRQKTDDD, encoded by the coding sequence ATGGAATGGACAAAAGTAACGGTCGCTACTGTTAACGAAGCAGTGGAAGCAATCGCCAATATTTTAACGGAAAATGGTGCGGAAGGAATCCAAATCGAAGACGCAGCCGATTATGAACATTTAAAGGCAAAGCCAGATCAAATTATTGATCTAGACAGTATTCCCCACCTTGAAACGGGTGCTGCAGTGAGTGCCTTTTTCCCAGAAACAGTTTTTGTGCCGGAAAAATTACCGTTGATTGAACAACGCGTTGCCCAATTGACTGACTTTGGGTTAGCGATTGGTTCTGGTAAGGTGACATTGGCACAAGTCGCCGATGATGATTGGGCGACAGCTTGGAAGAAATATTATCAACCAACGCGGCTAACTCGCTTTTTAACGGTTGTGCCAAGTTGGACCGACTATCAACCGACTGATGAACGCGAAGCACTGATTCGGATGGATCCGGGGATGGCTTTTGGAACAGGAACGCATCCAACAACCCATCTATCCGTACAAATGTTAGAAATGGTTTTACGCGGCGGTGAATCTTTAATTGACGTCGGGACTGGTTCTGGGGTTTTGAGTATTGCGGCTGCGCATTTAGGAGTCAATGATATTCGCGCCTATGATGTGGATCAAGTTGCGGTTGATGCCGCTAAGGAAAATTTTGCCCTCAACCCAGTGACCGCTGGCATTGATGCCCATCCCAACGATTTGTTGAACGGGATTACAACGAAAGCGGATGTGATTGTGGCCAATATTTTAGCAGAGATTATCGTGCCCTTGATTCCCCAAGCCAAGGCTTTATTGAATGACAATGGACACCTATTACTGGCCGGCATTATTGCAGATAAAGAAGCACTTGTCCGTGAAACGTTAGCGGCGAATGATTTTGTTGTTCAAGAAGCCCTTCATATGGGTGACTGGGTGGCATTGATTACACGCCAAAAGACGGACGACGATTAA
- the rplS gene encoding 50S ribosomal protein L19, with translation MNPLIQEITKSQLRSDIPDFRPGDNVRVHVRVVEGTRERIQLFEGVVIKRHGVGVSETYTVRKISSGVGVERTFPLHSPRVAQIEVTRHGRVRRAKLYYLRALRGKAARIKEARR, from the coding sequence ATGAATCCATTAATTCAAGAAATTACTAAGTCTCAATTACGTTCAGATATTCCTGACTTCCGTCCTGGGGACAACGTACGTGTTCACGTGCGTGTTGTCGAAGGTACTCGCGAACGTATCCAATTATTCGAAGGTGTTGTTATCAAACGTCATGGTGTTGGCGTGAGTGAAACTTACACAGTTCGTAAAATTAGTAGCGGTGTGGGTGTGGAAAGAACTTTCCCATTACACTCACCACGTGTTGCTCAAATCGAAGTTACTCGTCATGGCCGTGTACGTCGTGCTAAGTTATACTACTTACGCGCATTACGTGGTAAGGCAGCTCGTATCAAAGAAGCTCGTCGTTAA
- the trmD gene encoding tRNA (guanosine(37)-N1)-methyltransferase TrmD: MKIDVLSLFPDMVQNGLSQSIIGKAIDRDLIDLEVTDFRDFSVNKHNSVDDAPYGGGAGMLLRPQPIFEAMDQVNAKNPGHKRVILLDPAGVTFNQKVAEEFAQEDHLVFICGHYEGYDERIRTLVTDEVSLGDFVVTGGELGAMVMIDAISRLVPGVLGNEQSAVTDSFSTGLLEHPQYTRPPEYRGLKVPEVLMNGNHKLINEWREKMSLKRTYERRPDLLEKMTLTKDQLHWLQEIKQEAAEK, encoded by the coding sequence ATGAAGATTGATGTCTTAAGTTTATTTCCAGATATGGTTCAAAATGGGTTATCCCAATCAATTATCGGTAAGGCAATTGATCGTGACTTAATTGATTTAGAAGTGACGGATTTCCGTGATTTTTCAGTCAATAAACACAATTCGGTTGATGATGCGCCGTATGGTGGAGGTGCGGGGATGTTGCTCCGACCACAACCGATTTTTGAGGCGATGGATCAAGTGAATGCCAAGAATCCGGGGCACAAACGGGTTATTTTGCTCGATCCAGCTGGGGTAACGTTTAACCAAAAAGTTGCCGAAGAATTTGCTCAAGAAGACCACTTGGTTTTTATCTGTGGGCATTACGAGGGCTATGATGAACGGATTCGCACGCTAGTCACTGATGAAGTCTCATTGGGCGATTTCGTCGTCACTGGAGGCGAATTGGGCGCAATGGTGATGATTGATGCCATTTCGCGGCTTGTACCTGGCGTCTTGGGGAATGAACAATCAGCGGTTACGGATTCTTTTTCGACCGGCTTATTGGAACATCCACAATATACGCGACCACCAGAATACCGCGGTTTAAAGGTACCTGAAGTCTTGATGAACGGAAATCATAAGCTCATTAACGAGTGGCGCGAGAAGATGTCCTTGAAACGGACATATGAACGGCGTCCAGATTTACTAGAGAAGATGACGTTGACCAAGGATCAGTTGCACTGGTTACAAGAAATTAAGCAAGAAGCGGCTGAAAAATAA
- a CDS encoding HAD-IA family hydrolase produces the protein MSYQNAIWDFDGTLYDTYPVMMTALSQVYRDHQVAVDQSHLYQAIKQTSIKRELQMLAQQTNVSFEQLDREYHELEHQLQQTPQPYPGAAAILKQISAHGQNFLLTHRDDAAEKFLAAHGLADYFTEIVTSQSGFARKPAPDSLNNLCDRYQLDKTKTVMIGDRALDIEAGINAHVATAYFDVDRLPIMVQPTITITQLSALGKYFLN, from the coding sequence ATGAGTTATCAAAATGCGATTTGGGATTTCGATGGTACATTGTATGATACTTATCCTGTTATGATGACGGCGCTCAGTCAGGTTTACCGTGATCATCAAGTCGCAGTCGATCAATCGCACTTATACCAAGCGATTAAGCAGACTTCAATTAAACGGGAACTGCAGATGCTTGCTCAGCAAACTAATGTTTCATTTGAACAATTGGATCGAGAATATCATGAATTAGAACACCAATTACAACAGACGCCACAACCTTATCCGGGGGCAGCGGCGATTTTGAAACAGATTAGTGCACATGGTCAGAATTTCTTATTGACCCATCGTGATGATGCTGCAGAAAAATTTTTGGCAGCGCATGGACTAGCGGATTATTTTACTGAAATTGTTACGAGTCAGAGCGGATTTGCCAGGAAACCGGCGCCAGATAGTTTGAACAATTTATGTGATCGTTATCAGCTGGATAAAACTAAAACCGTGATGATTGGTGATCGTGCATTAGATATTGAAGCAGGGATTAACGCCCATGTGGCGACGGCCTATTTTGATGTTGATCGATTACCAATCATGGTGCAACCGACAATCACAATTACGCAATTAAGCGCGTTAGGAAAATATTTTTTAAACTAA
- a CDS encoding DUF3013 family protein yields the protein MAEMDMLAFFDAELDDLQFSGDMNINWDKQARAIELEFTLNVTKEQAIAVEDQNGELNESDEISYEDAILFFDESKMDSFEYADNYLAVIPFAGRKGLNAQVGRGFFNYLQDLLDEGEDQLAAFVNDESDEETFILNWDDTVFQATVAQADDQLAKKYYAYPKY from the coding sequence ATGGCTGAAATGGATATGTTAGCATTTTTCGATGCAGAATTAGATGATTTACAATTTAGTGGGGATATGAATATCAACTGGGACAAACAAGCTCGGGCGATTGAATTGGAATTCACATTAAACGTGACTAAGGAACAAGCAATTGCCGTTGAAGATCAAAATGGTGAATTGAACGAATCGGATGAAATCAGTTATGAAGATGCGATTTTATTCTTCGATGAAAGTAAGATGGACAGCTTTGAATATGCAGACAATTATTTAGCAGTGATTCCATTTGCTGGTCGCAAGGGGTTAAACGCACAAGTCGGTCGGGGCTTTTTCAACTATTTACAAGACTTATTAGATGAAGGCGAAGATCAATTAGCCGCTTTTGTGAATGATGAATCAGACGAAGAAACCTTTATCTTAAACTGGGATGACACTGTTTTCCAAGCAACTGTCGCTCAAGCAGATGATCAATTAGCGAAAAAATACTACGCTTACCCTAAATACTAA
- a CDS encoding DUF4044 domain-containing protein produces the protein MKKQTSTFSRITKIFVWVMLIATVGSVVFGSLAATGILNF, from the coding sequence TTGAAGAAACAAACAAGCACGTTTAGTCGCATTACTAAAATTTTCGTTTGGGTAATGTTAATCGCCACAGTGGGCTCAGTCGTTTTTGGTTCACTCGCTGCAACTGGCATTTTAAACTTCTAA
- a CDS encoding DUF3397 family protein translates to MPFSTTLFFAGLPPVCVALGYCIDRLTQRLFKHRFHYINWLPIPLLVSAIFLSMPIFSKAGWFFCLAICLWGIIWSLTRFYYDRALYLRKFLRSWWRFVLVMATAWYLSFLIITLL, encoded by the coding sequence ATGCCATTTAGCACAACACTTTTCTTTGCAGGCTTACCGCCCGTCTGTGTCGCACTCGGCTACTGTATCGACCGGTTGACTCAGCGTCTATTTAAACATCGTTTTCATTATATTAATTGGCTACCAATTCCATTGCTAGTAAGTGCTATCTTTCTGAGTATGCCAATTTTCAGTAAAGCTGGCTGGTTCTTTTGCTTAGCTATCTGTCTGTGGGGAATCATCTGGAGCTTAACGCGCTTTTACTACGACCGTGCGCTGTACCTACGTAAGTTTCTACGGAGTTGGTGGCGCTTTGTCCTCGTGATGGCCACAGCATGGTACCTATCCTTTCTAATCATCACACTCCTTTAA
- a CDS encoding RelA/SpoT family protein, giving the protein MPEEKVISQQEVLQLCQKYMNTEHLAFVQKAYDFAAYVHKEQVRQSGEPYIIHPIQVAGILAELKMDPATVASGYLHDVVEDTNITLGDVEEMFGKDVAVIVDGVTKLGKIKYKSHQEQLAENHRKMLLAMAKDLRVIMVKLADRLHNMRTLKHLKPEKQRRIANETLEIYAPLADRLGISKIKWELEDISLRYLNPQQYYRIVHLMNSKRTQRESYIQEAIEDIKDSIADLDMNYDIYGRPKHLYSIYRKMRDQHKQFEELYDLLAIRVVVDSIKDCYAVLGAIHTKWKPMPGRFKDYIAMPKANMYQSIHTTVIGPKGKPLEVQIRTQEMHDVAEYGVAAHWAYKEGVKEQIKLDESGRKLDLFREILEIQDASDDAAEFMESVKGDIFSDRVYVFTPKGDVYELPKGSVPLDFAYLVHTEVGNHAVGAKINGKIVPLNYQLRNGDIVEMLTSTSATPSRDWIKLAFTARARNKVKRYFKKEDRDENVEKGRTAVEHLLVEDGYTPKEHLTKAEIAVILPHFNFNAEEELFAAIGFGEISPQSVVNRLTIKERRAKEESEQKALEAEILSAKDSQQPGPKANGSHITIKHEDGVVIEGVDNVLVHLSKCCNPVPGDDIVGYVTKGRGVSVHRRDCPNIVDRADMNSRLTEVSWENTNAKNDQLYDANLEIYGYNRGGLLNDVLQSLNAHTKQLNNVMGRIDHDKMADIHVTVGIRNTDHLETIMEAVKNIPDVYEVKRVQG; this is encoded by the coding sequence ATGCCAGAAGAAAAAGTAATTTCACAGCAGGAAGTGCTACAGTTATGTCAGAAGTACATGAATACTGAGCATCTTGCTTTTGTCCAAAAAGCGTATGATTTTGCAGCTTATGTGCATAAAGAACAAGTTCGCCAATCAGGTGAACCGTATATTATTCATCCAATTCAAGTTGCAGGGATTCTTGCTGAATTGAAGATGGATCCCGCTACGGTTGCTTCTGGTTACTTACACGATGTTGTCGAAGATACGAATATCACGTTAGGTGATGTTGAAGAGATGTTTGGCAAAGATGTTGCGGTAATCGTTGATGGTGTCACGAAATTAGGAAAAATTAAATATAAATCACACCAAGAACAACTGGCTGAAAATCACCGGAAGATGTTATTAGCAATGGCTAAAGACTTGCGGGTGATTATGGTCAAACTCGCCGATCGCTTGCATAATATGCGGACGTTGAAACATTTGAAACCCGAAAAACAACGCCGAATTGCTAACGAAACATTAGAAATCTATGCACCATTGGCTGACCGGTTAGGGATTAGTAAGATTAAGTGGGAATTGGAAGATATCTCGCTCCGTTATTTGAACCCACAACAGTACTATCGGATTGTGCACCTGATGAATTCTAAGCGGACACAACGCGAATCTTATATTCAAGAAGCAATTGAAGACATTAAAGACTCAATTGCTGATTTAGATATGAATTACGACATTTATGGACGACCAAAGCATCTTTACTCGATTTATCGCAAGATGCGCGACCAGCATAAACAATTTGAAGAATTGTATGATTTACTCGCAATTCGGGTTGTTGTTGACTCAATCAAGGACTGCTATGCTGTTTTAGGAGCAATCCATACTAAGTGGAAACCGATGCCCGGTCGGTTTAAAGACTACATTGCAATGCCAAAGGCCAACATGTATCAATCGATCCATACAACTGTGATTGGTCCCAAAGGCAAACCGCTTGAAGTGCAAATTCGGACGCAAGAAATGCACGATGTTGCTGAATATGGGGTCGCTGCACATTGGGCGTATAAAGAAGGCGTTAAGGAACAGATTAAGCTGGATGAATCAGGGCGTAAACTCGATTTATTCCGTGAAATTCTTGAAATTCAAGATGCTTCCGATGATGCTGCAGAATTTATGGAAAGCGTCAAAGGCGATATCTTTAGCGATCGCGTTTATGTTTTCACACCCAAAGGCGATGTTTATGAACTACCAAAGGGTTCAGTGCCACTGGATTTTGCTTATTTAGTGCATACTGAAGTCGGGAACCACGCTGTTGGAGCTAAGATTAACGGCAAAATTGTACCGTTGAACTATCAATTACGTAATGGTGATATTGTCGAGATGTTGACGTCAACAAGTGCGACACCAAGTCGTGATTGGATTAAGCTCGCTTTCACCGCGCGTGCTCGGAATAAGGTTAAGCGCTACTTTAAAAAAGAAGATCGGGATGAAAACGTCGAAAAAGGACGGACGGCTGTTGAACATCTGTTGGTAGAAGATGGTTATACACCAAAAGAACACCTCACTAAAGCCGAGATAGCTGTCATCCTACCGCATTTTAATTTTAATGCCGAAGAAGAACTGTTTGCAGCAATTGGGTTCGGTGAAATCTCACCACAGTCAGTCGTCAATCGCTTAACGATTAAAGAACGACGGGCAAAAGAAGAAAGTGAACAAAAAGCATTAGAAGCTGAGATTCTATCAGCGAAGGATTCACAACAACCAGGGCCTAAAGCAAATGGTAGCCATATCACAATCAAACATGAAGACGGTGTTGTTATTGAAGGTGTCGACAATGTCTTAGTGCACTTGAGTAAATGCTGTAATCCAGTCCCTGGTGATGATATCGTTGGCTATGTAACAAAGGGACGTGGGGTTTCTGTTCATCGGCGCGATTGTCCGAATATCGTTGATCGGGCAGATATGAACAGTCGATTGACTGAAGTCAGTTGGGAAAATACCAACGCTAAGAATGATCAACTCTATGATGCGAATTTGGAAATCTACGGCTATAACCGTGGTGGACTATTGAACGATGTCTTACAGTCCTTAAATGCACATACGAAACAGCTAAATAACGTGATGGGGCGGATTGATCACGATAAGATGGCGGATATTCATGTGACAGTCGGCATTCGCAATACAGATCATTTAGAAACGATTATGGAAGCCGTGAAGAACATCCCAGATGTTTACGAAGTCAAACGGGTTCAAGGATAG
- the mraZ gene encoding division/cell wall cluster transcriptional repressor MraZ, with translation MFMGEFHHTIDTKGRLIMPAKFRESLGAEFVLTRGMDNCIFGYPLSEWEQLEEKLKKLPLAKKDARAFVRFFYSAAVECSPDKQGRVNIPDTLAKHAGLEKECVLIGVSNRIEIWSQEKWASFSEEAEENFDDIAENMLDFDF, from the coding sequence ATGTTCATGGGCGAATTTCATCACACGATTGATACGAAAGGTCGGTTAATCATGCCGGCTAAATTTCGTGAATCATTAGGTGCGGAATTTGTACTCACCCGTGGCATGGACAATTGTATTTTTGGTTACCCCCTTAGTGAATGGGAACAGTTGGAAGAGAAGTTAAAAAAACTGCCCCTCGCTAAAAAAGATGCCCGCGCGTTCGTCCGCTTTTTCTACTCAGCGGCGGTCGAATGTTCCCCTGATAAGCAAGGTCGGGTGAATATCCCAGACACACTTGCTAAACATGCTGGTCTTGAAAAAGAATGTGTGTTAATCGGGGTCTCAAACCGCATTGAAATTTGGAGCCAGGAAAAATGGGCGAGCTTTAGCGAAGAAGCTGAAGAGAATTTTGATGATATTGCAGAAAATATGTTAGATTTTGATTTTTAG
- a CDS encoding 16S rRNA (uracil(1498)-N(3))-methyltransferase — MQRYFIDEAIQVEQQVTLTGETAHHMLKVMRMQPGHRVELVTPDEQAFIGELTELDATDKTVTVTVQSPITKSVELPIETTIVCGLSKGDKTDWIVQKGTQLGAHRFIFCNSQFSVARWDDKKQAKKVARLQKIAQEAAEQAHRTHVPTIEWRNSLTAVAQESATIKLVAYEESAKDGEHAQLVQSLQTAQPGDRLLCVFGPEGGVAPKEIEMLAAAGFKMAGLGPRILRAETAPLYLLSAISYVTELATL; from the coding sequence ATGCAACGTTATTTTATTGATGAAGCAATTCAAGTAGAACAACAAGTGACCTTAACGGGTGAAACTGCACATCATATGCTAAAAGTGATGCGGATGCAGCCTGGTCATCGTGTTGAATTGGTAACGCCGGATGAACAAGCATTCATCGGTGAATTAACTGAACTGGATGCAACTGACAAAACAGTCACCGTTACGGTGCAATCGCCAATTACAAAATCAGTTGAATTACCGATTGAGACGACGATTGTATGCGGCTTGTCAAAGGGTGACAAAACAGACTGGATTGTTCAAAAAGGCACGCAGTTGGGTGCACACCGGTTTATTTTCTGTAATAGCCAATTCTCAGTCGCACGCTGGGATGATAAAAAACAAGCTAAGAAAGTTGCGCGGCTTCAAAAAATTGCGCAAGAAGCAGCCGAACAAGCTCACCGGACGCATGTACCAACTATTGAATGGCGCAACAGTTTAACGGCGGTCGCACAAGAATCAGCGACGATTAAATTAGTGGCTTACGAAGAGTCAGCTAAAGACGGTGAGCATGCCCAATTAGTTCAGAGCTTACAAACAGCCCAACCTGGGGATCGATTACTTTGTGTTTTTGGTCCAGAAGGCGGCGTTGCGCCCAAGGAAATTGAGATGCTTGCGGCGGCTGGCTTTAAGATGGCTGGTTTAGGACCACGGATTTTACGGGCCGAGACCGCGCCGTTATATCTGTTAAGTGCGATTTCGTATGTGACAGAATTGGCTACTTTATAG
- the rsmH gene encoding 16S rRNA (cytosine(1402)-N(4))-methyltransferase RsmH, whose protein sequence is MTETFKHQSVLLKETVDALNVQPDGVYVDATLGGGGHSEYLLSQLTTGHLYSFDQDDHALASSKQRLAKYAEAGQVTFIKSNFRYLKAALAEHGVTKIDGILYDLGVSSPQFDDAQRGFSYKKEAPLDMRMDQGAELSAYNVVNEWTYQQLIKIFFRYGEEKFSKQVARKIEQQRAVAPIETTIELADLIKEAIPAPARRKGGHPAKRIFQAIRIAVNDELGAIEDSLEQAIPLVNVGGRISVITFQSLEDRLVKTMFKEQATLPDLPKGLPILPEEQKTVLKLVNRKPILPTDDELEENHRAHSAKLRVAEKQKEID, encoded by the coding sequence ATGACAGAAACATTTAAACATCAAAGTGTTTTATTGAAAGAAACGGTTGATGCCTTGAATGTGCAACCCGATGGCGTGTATGTAGACGCAACATTAGGGGGCGGCGGCCATAGTGAATATTTGTTATCTCAGCTGACGACCGGTCATCTTTATTCGTTTGACCAAGACGATCATGCCTTAGCAAGTAGTAAACAACGATTAGCCAAATATGCTGAAGCGGGCCAAGTGACTTTTATTAAGAGTAACTTCCGCTATTTAAAAGCAGCGTTAGCAGAACACGGTGTGACTAAGATTGATGGTATTTTATACGATTTAGGCGTATCATCACCACAATTTGATGATGCCCAACGCGGGTTTAGTTATAAGAAAGAAGCCCCACTTGATATGCGAATGGACCAAGGGGCGGAACTCAGTGCCTACAATGTCGTTAATGAGTGGACCTATCAACAACTAATTAAGATCTTTTTCCGCTACGGCGAAGAAAAGTTCTCAAAACAAGTTGCGCGGAAGATTGAACAACAAAGAGCAGTTGCGCCGATTGAAACGACAATCGAATTAGCTGATTTGATTAAAGAAGCAATTCCTGCACCAGCAAGACGAAAGGGTGGACATCCAGCGAAGCGGATTTTCCAAGCGATTCGGATTGCGGTCAATGATGAATTAGGGGCAATTGAAGATTCACTCGAACAAGCTATTCCATTGGTCAATGTCGGCGGGCGGATCAGTGTCATTACGTTCCAATCATTAGAAGATCGTTTGGTGAAGACGATGTTTAAGGAACAAGCAACGCTCCCAGATTTACCGAAAGGGTTACCAATTTTACCAGAAGAACAAAAAACGGTTCTAAAATTAGTGAACCGCAAGCCGATTCTACCAACAGATGATGAATTAGAAGAAAACCATCGTGCACATAGCGCTAAGCTACGTGTCGCAGAAAAACAAAAAGAAATTGACTAG
- the ybaK gene encoding Cys-tRNA(Pro) deacylase, producing MGKKKKQNALSKTLVEKILDKQKVAYTQLEFPTEEVHNVAQMKVDHLDIDEHLIYKTLVLSGKSTGPIVGVVPIDCHLDEKKLSQISGNKKIAMVPLRELVATTGYEHGANTPVGIWEQSHYPIYIDQQAEKEPFIYVSSGKIGRSIQINPQDLQRVTEATFADISEA from the coding sequence ATGGGAAAGAAGAAAAAGCAAAACGCATTATCCAAAACATTAGTTGAAAAAATTCTAGATAAACAAAAAGTGGCCTACACCCAACTTGAATTCCCAACAGAGGAAGTCCACAACGTTGCCCAAATGAAGGTCGATCATCTCGATATCGATGAACATCTTATTTATAAAACATTGGTGCTCTCTGGTAAGAGTACCGGCCCAATCGTCGGTGTCGTCCCGATTGATTGTCATTTAGACGAAAAAAAATTAAGCCAAATTTCTGGCAACAAAAAAATTGCGATGGTCCCATTAAGGGAGCTCGTGGCCACTACTGGCTACGAACATGGCGCTAACACGCCCGTTGGAATCTGGGAACAATCCCACTATCCGATTTACATTGACCAACAGGCTGAAAAGGAACCATTCATCTATGTCTCATCCGGTAAAATTGGCCGCTCAATTCAGATTAATCCGCAAGACTTACAGCGGGTCACTGAAGCCACCTTTGCTGACATCAGTGAAGCCTAA